The following proteins are encoded in a genomic region of Cyclonatronum proteinivorum:
- a CDS encoding chitobiase/beta-hexosaminidase C-terminal domain-containing protein yields MTKHLQLALFVLLTAALLFTDVMAQNGPQEVIIRELNEYPTPLTSFEDLDSHPLTGVPVVFEAVVVSYPKSSGFASATEANLPGRIHVFVEDINGLDMGRDGMAMHIVEGGDQRETLENLVRGDVVRVEGTLTFFQGIVVQFDPSLVTPLGNVFIDPEYEGLDALLQPRTIPLSDLNSPAGNGQFTWNVNNYSRFISQYVRIEGAEIISRFEAETGRPRFIGSADGVVAQTTDISLRFRNDRDNYAFDPETGEGRGYNYRRPAVDGPYVPPPAGAVVDWSGFVVVNTFDPDNIDVSPTARTLRINPFEDGFVWINDGDNPDDRVAPPGWPNDLVVLGFAPIVENLTFPQPALAGQAVDISVDVILPEDDYTLNSVTLTYTARPYTADTADEITVEMTPAGNTFSAGIGSFDAFDVVDFSIRVVTTTPEGIETASTVSDTIFIESATQAFPPVFSPAAGEYINFVEVSLSSPDEEAAIYFTMDGSDPTTDSPLYTAPILVEQTTTIKAIAAVSGVENSPVNERTYEVEVAIEEFATLAGLRGGDRDGTLYEYTGEAVVTYWRTARNQKYIQDETGAILIDDAPGRITEFYAIGDLMSNVRGDLSVFQGTVQFRPATDPGGPVGNIDFVPPTFSLADITVTENESMLVRIPNVSFVGAEGAFEGGTNYQITDPSLGEDQTVILRTNFPESDYIGLDIPEGEFTLTAIVGNFNGTLQMVPRFITDFDLGATSTEPGERPNEFSLDQNYPNPFNPTTNIRYNLAEATNVTLSVYDILGRRVAMLVNEHQAAGQYIINFDASRLASGTYIYRIDAGNFVSTRKMMLVK; encoded by the coding sequence ATGACTAAACATTTACAACTGGCACTGTTTGTATTGCTAACAGCTGCTCTCCTCTTTACGGATGTTATGGCGCAGAATGGTCCTCAGGAAGTGATCATTCGCGAGCTTAACGAATATCCGACTCCCCTTACAAGCTTTGAAGACCTCGACAGCCATCCGCTTACCGGCGTGCCGGTTGTATTCGAGGCCGTTGTAGTTTCCTACCCGAAATCCTCCGGATTTGCCAGCGCAACAGAGGCCAACCTGCCCGGTCGTATTCACGTTTTTGTGGAAGACATCAATGGTCTGGATATGGGGCGTGATGGTATGGCCATGCACATTGTAGAAGGCGGCGATCAGCGTGAAACCCTCGAGAACCTGGTTCGCGGTGATGTGGTTCGCGTTGAAGGTACCCTGACATTCTTCCAGGGTATCGTAGTTCAGTTCGATCCTTCGCTCGTCACCCCGCTTGGCAATGTGTTCATTGATCCTGAATACGAAGGTCTTGATGCATTGCTTCAGCCCCGCACCATTCCGCTTTCTGATTTGAACAGCCCTGCCGGCAACGGACAGTTCACCTGGAATGTGAATAATTACAGCCGTTTTATTAGTCAGTATGTGCGTATTGAAGGCGCGGAGATCATCAGCCGTTTTGAAGCTGAAACGGGCCGTCCCCGGTTTATTGGTTCAGCTGACGGCGTTGTGGCGCAAACCACCGATATCTCCTTACGCTTTCGTAACGACAGAGACAACTATGCTTTTGATCCAGAGACTGGTGAAGGACGCGGCTACAACTACCGCAGACCTGCCGTAGACGGACCTTATGTTCCCCCGCCTGCAGGTGCCGTAGTTGACTGGTCAGGTTTTGTTGTGGTAAACACATTTGACCCTGATAACATTGACGTGTCTCCCACAGCGCGAACGCTTCGTATTAATCCTTTTGAAGACGGTTTTGTGTGGATTAACGATGGTGACAATCCTGACGACCGTGTTGCGCCTCCGGGATGGCCGAATGATCTGGTCGTACTCGGCTTTGCACCCATCGTTGAAAACCTGACTTTCCCACAGCCAGCACTTGCAGGTCAGGCGGTTGATATTTCTGTTGATGTCATCCTCCCTGAAGATGACTACACCCTCAACAGCGTAACCCTGACCTATACGGCCCGCCCGTACACAGCTGATACCGCTGATGAAATTACTGTGGAAATGACCCCGGCCGGGAACACCTTTAGTGCCGGAATCGGCTCTTTCGACGCCTTTGATGTTGTTGATTTCAGCATTCGCGTCGTAACAACGACTCCTGAGGGCATTGAAACCGCTTCAACGGTTAGCGACACCATCTTTATCGAGTCAGCAACACAGGCATTTCCGCCGGTATTCAGTCCTGCCGCTGGTGAGTACATCAACTTTGTAGAAGTCAGCCTTTCTTCTCCTGATGAAGAGGCCGCCATTTACTTCACTATGGATGGTTCTGATCCTACCACGGATTCTCCGCTTTACACCGCACCTATACTGGTTGAGCAAACAACAACCATCAAAGCTATTGCAGCGGTATCAGGTGTTGAAAACAGCCCTGTAAACGAGCGTACCTACGAAGTAGAGGTGGCAATCGAGGAGTTTGCTACGCTCGCAGGCCTTCGCGGTGGTGATCGTGACGGAACACTTTACGAGTACACTGGTGAGGCTGTTGTAACCTACTGGCGTACAGCAAGAAATCAGAAATACATTCAGGATGAAACCGGAGCGATTCTCATCGATGACGCGCCTGGTCGGATTACCGAATTCTACGCTATTGGTGACCTGATGTCTAACGTACGTGGTGACCTGAGTGTTTTCCAGGGAACCGTTCAGTTCCGCCCGGCTACAGATCCCGGCGGACCTGTTGGAAATATTGATTTCGTGCCGCCAACATTCAGCCTTGCAGACATTACAGTTACTGAAAATGAATCCATGCTGGTTCGTATCCCTAACGTAAGCTTTGTTGGGGCAGAAGGAGCGTTTGAAGGCGGTACCAATTATCAGATTACAGATCCTTCACTGGGTGAAGACCAAACTGTTATTCTGCGTACCAATTTCCCTGAATCCGATTACATTGGTCTTGATATCCCGGAAGGTGAATTCACCCTGACGGCTATCGTGGGTAATTTCAACGGTACCCTTCAGATGGTTCCGCGCTTCATCACTGACTTTGATCTTGGTGCGACAAGCACGGAGCCGGGTGAGCGTCCGAACGAGTTCTCGCTTGACCAGAACTATCCGAATCCGTTCAACCCCACAACCAACATTCGCTACAATCTGGCCGAAGCTACAAATGTGACGCTGTCTGTATATGACATACTTGGCCGTCGCGTAGCTATGCTCGTGAACGAACATCAGGCTGCCGGTCAGTACATCATCAACTTTGACGCTTCACGACTGGCAAGCGGTACCTACATTTACCGCATTGACGCCGGTAACTTCGTATCTACACGGAAAATGATGCTCGTTAAATAA